GGTTTTACCTCCATACAAATCAACTTGAAGATGCTCTCTCTTATGCAGAAAAAGTAGACGAGATTCAGAACAAATATCAGTCCTCTGAAAACCAAAGTATCCTATTTGTTGAGATATACGGTGAACAAGCCTGGTCTTTATTAGGTTTCTGTGGACAATACTGTGAAAGGGCTGTAGAATGCTTTAAACAAGCACTTATATTTGGCCCAGAAGAACCTGATTTAAACTCTGGCCATGCCATGGCAGAATGGCGTTTACTAAGTTACAATCGACAGTCACCCCAAACTGAAGACCATACAATTTTAAAACTGTTGGGACGAGCTGTGAAATTAAACCCAAAAGATGTTAAGGCCAAAGTTATGCTTGGTTTGGCATATCAAGCATTGAAAGAATCTGAAAAAGCACGTAAATTCATTGAGGAAGCCCTGGAACAAGAACCAAATGGTTCTGTTGAACTAACAGATATTGCCAAATTTTATAGAAGAGAGAGAAAATATGATGAAGCTATTGAACATCTGAAAAAAGTTATTGAGCTAAAACCAAAATCTTGTAATGCTCACTTCCAGATAGGCCTTTGCTACCGAAATAAGGCaaatccacattattacccaACCAATACAAAGAGAGTGGAAGATATCCAGAGTGCTCTGGCTCATTTTGAACAGGCAACTGAATTGAAGAAATCATTTGTGGTTGCATATATTCACGTAGCGGAAATGTATGTGTGGTGCAGCAAATTTAAAAAAGCAGAAGAGGTTTTCTATAAAGTGTTAAACATGGAAAATCTCACCGAGGAAGAAAAGCAGGAAATTCATTTCAAGTATGGACTTTGTGAGGAACAATACATGAAAAATCAGGATGAAGCCATTAGGCATTACAAAGAggtaataaatattcaaaaaccAACATTCATAAGAGAGAACGCCTTGAACAAATTAGAACACCTGGAAAAGAGAAGATATCAACAATACTGAAAAAATGTCCACCTGGTTCTGTTAATAATCATATATTTCTGTGAATATCTTCAAAATATAAACTTACTATCAGCTTGTTTTCATTTAGACCCCTTTATACAACCCACATTATATTAATCTACGTCtgcctttgttttttgttttttttcggaaaatataaaaaacataaagtgtCATCCAAAGAAAAGTAGTCAAAttattttcaaatggtttgacatCTACCTTAGGTCAAGTCTCCTATTCTGATATAGCTGGCACTAATATAACTGGCACTTTTTGTCAATGAATTCCATCAAAATAGGGATGAAATCAATCTGTTGAAGAAATGGAACTTCTGCTTTACACATCTGAAAAGCAGGTCACACTAGAGGCATCAGTTGATCTAGGTAAATGTAAaccttttaaacagtttgactgcttacagTGGGATGGTACCAGGGACtacgagcaccataaccactatatgttGCCTAGACCTCCCCTGTAACCTATGCCACAGAACTATATATTTACAGAGTTTTTTATGCTCAGTGTcacttatgtaaatatgtttgcaGAGGTGAACCATCCTTctcttaacaaataaataactttaaaacaaaaaaagaatatgtCGCTGATAAACATAGTACTTTTTAGATAATGCTACAAAAGGGTTAGTCAACGCATTATAGTCTATTTAGAGTTGCAAATCATACATAATAGTTTAGGAATGTGCCATGTCGCCTTCTTActaaacatatttaataaattaaaaatatttaatatatagatacAAATTTACTTTTAGACATGACTTTAAAtatattcagtaaaaaaaaaactgattgttATTTCACTTTGATCTTTGTTTATATAAATGGGTTTGGAACTAATTCGAAAAATCTTACTTGACTGCCTGCCTTGGTCCTTGAAAAGCAGTAATGAATATAATAAACAGAATATAATATTGCTACAATGTTCGAAATGTGGGTGGTCAATTCTTTcactttttgtaattttttgtcGGAATGTATACAGAGAAATACAAATCATTCATAATAAAGAATAACTTTTGAATGAAATGGTGGTAACTTGTTTTCCTTTCATGGTAAATTGTCTTCCTTTCAGGATCTCCCTAAACAAAGAAATAGGCCTAGGTAGGAGGTCTAAGAGTTGTTCCTTTCCTCCCACAAGTTGCATAAAGGAAGTAAAATACCTTATCTCAACTAAGGGTAGATAAGATATTGCCAGGCAGAAAATTAGTCttgtgcttccttttcttccttagTGGATTTGAGGTTGAGGTTGAGgttgaacttgcagcagtgagccatgactagatgtgaaggcctaatcgtgggtgagatcaaacgtgcgGGGAAGAGGATtactatatgatatatatatatatatagtaatcctCTTCCCcgcacgtttgatctcacccacggttaggccttcatatatatatatatatatatatatatatatagagagagagagagagagagagagagagagagatattaaaGGGGTTGTTGCTCTGGGAGACTGGGATGTGTG
The DNA window shown above is from Pelobates fuscus isolate aPelFus1 chromosome 10, aPelFus1.pri, whole genome shotgun sequence and carries:
- the LOC134574738 gene encoding interferon-induced protein with tetratricopeptide repeats 1B-like produces the protein MITWTNQYLDELEGEDVGCGGTGLVWLHVVCGCDKCWMFCQILLNAFGDGLCDISKDSLVKHLEKLECHFTWMLKKEDCDIDDVVERIRDQITFDPPIYKHRNYNLLAYVKYLTGEFSEVVSHLQKAEEHVNESQFDNKDAKKIVIYANFAWFYLHTNQLEDALSYAEKVDEIQNKYQSSENQSILFVEIYGEQAWSLLGFCGQYCERAVECFKQALIFGPEEPDLNSGHAMAEWRLLSYNRQSPQTEDHTILKLLGRAVKLNPKDVKAKVMLGLAYQALKESEKARKFIEEALEQEPNGSVELTDIAKFYRRERKYDEAIEHLKKVIELKPKSCNAHFQIGLCYRNKANPHYYPTNTKRVEDIQSALAHFEQATELKKSFVVAYIHVAEMYVWCSKFKKAEEVFYKVLNMENLTEEEKQEIHFKYGLCEEQYMKNQDEAIRHYKEVINIQKPTFIRENALNKLEHLEKRRYQQY